From Planctomycetota bacterium, a single genomic window includes:
- a CDS encoding AMP-binding protein, whose product MKDIVWRPSPDLIERARVTDFMRRHGIRDYEELVRRSVQDTSWFWNAALAHLGVRWSRPYERVQDSSRGFPWTRWFLGGRLNLAANCLAERAAEKTALVWEGDDGGVRTLTYGELRRAAARVAHALAGLGLVPGDAVGLYMPMVPETVAVFFGCLTGGFVPVPVFSAFGAPALAVRLQDAEAKVLFTADGVSRRGKKVPLKPEADLAAAQCPSLRHVVVFRRLGIDVPWNPRDLAWDDVLARASDAFEPVDLEAEAVSVILYTSGTTGRPKGTVHTHAGALAQIAKEVGYAFDVRADDVFFWVTDIGWMMGPWEMIGTFFFGGTLVLFEGAPNYPAPDRLWEIVERHRVTHLGISPTAVRLLKAAGPEWVRRRDLSSLRLLGSTGEPWDPEGWMWYFEEVGRRRCPIINISGGTEIIGCHLSPLPITDLKPCTLRGPGLGMDVDVFDDAGRPVRGEIGHLVCKKPAPSMTKGFLKDPERYLETYFSRFGPDVWYHGDWARVDEDGFWFLYGRSDDTIKIAGKRVGPAEVEAALLEHPDVAEAAAIGVPHEVKGEALVCFAVLKPGRVPSEELRRALQERVVRHLGKTCAPEAVKFVRMLPKTRSAKIVRGAIRRRYLGQPPGDLSSVENPDAVEEIARAV is encoded by the coding sequence GTGAAGGACATCGTCTGGCGGCCGAGCCCGGACCTCATCGAACGCGCCCGCGTCACCGACTTCATGCGGCGCCACGGCATCCGCGACTACGAGGAGCTCGTCCGCCGGTCCGTCCAGGATACGTCGTGGTTCTGGAACGCCGCGCTCGCCCACCTGGGGGTGCGCTGGTCGCGCCCGTATGAGCGCGTGCAGGACTCCTCCCGCGGCTTCCCGTGGACCCGGTGGTTCCTGGGCGGACGCCTGAACCTCGCGGCCAACTGCCTGGCGGAACGCGCGGCGGAAAAGACCGCCCTCGTCTGGGAGGGCGACGACGGCGGCGTCCGCACGCTGACGTACGGCGAGCTCCGCCGCGCCGCCGCGCGCGTGGCCCACGCGCTCGCGGGGCTGGGGCTTGTCCCCGGGGACGCCGTGGGACTCTACATGCCCATGGTGCCCGAAACGGTGGCGGTCTTTTTCGGATGCCTGACCGGCGGGTTCGTCCCCGTCCCCGTGTTCTCCGCCTTCGGAGCGCCCGCCCTGGCGGTGCGGCTCCAGGACGCCGAAGCCAAGGTCCTCTTCACCGCCGACGGCGTCTCGCGCCGCGGGAAGAAAGTTCCCCTCAAACCCGAGGCCGACCTCGCCGCCGCCCAGTGCCCCTCCCTCCGGCACGTCGTCGTCTTCCGCCGCCTCGGGATCGACGTGCCCTGGAACCCGCGCGACCTCGCCTGGGACGACGTTCTGGCCCGCGCCTCGGACGCCTTCGAGCCCGTGGATCTCGAAGCCGAAGCCGTCTCCGTCATTCTGTACACCAGCGGCACGACGGGGCGCCCCAAGGGGACCGTGCACACCCACGCCGGCGCGCTCGCCCAGATCGCCAAGGAGGTCGGATACGCCTTCGACGTGCGGGCGGACGACGTCTTCTTCTGGGTCACCGACATCGGCTGGATGATGGGTCCCTGGGAGATGATCGGAACCTTCTTCTTCGGCGGCACCCTCGTTCTTTTCGAGGGCGCGCCGAACTATCCCGCTCCCGACCGGCTCTGGGAAATCGTGGAGCGCCACCGCGTCACGCACCTGGGCATTTCCCCGACCGCCGTGCGCCTTCTCAAGGCCGCCGGCCCCGAGTGGGTCCGCCGCCGGGATCTTTCGTCGCTTCGCCTTCTGGGCTCGACGGGCGAACCCTGGGATCCCGAGGGATGGATGTGGTACTTCGAGGAGGTCGGCCGCCGGCGCTGCCCCATCATCAACATTTCGGGCGGCACGGAGATCATCGGCTGCCACCTTTCGCCGCTGCCCATTACGGATCTCAAGCCCTGCACGCTGCGGGGACCGGGGCTCGGCATGGACGTGGACGTCTTCGACGACGCCGGACGGCCGGTGCGCGGCGAAATCGGTCACCTCGTCTGCAAGAAGCCGGCTCCGTCGATGACGAAGGGGTTCCTCAAGGATCCCGAGCGGTATCTCGAGACGTATTTCTCCAGGTTCGGACCGGACGTCTGGTATCACGGGGACTGGGCGCGGGTGGACGAGGACGGCTTCTGGTTCCTCTACGGCCGCTCGGACGACACGATCAAGATCGCCGGCAAGCGCGTGGGACCCGCGGAGGTCGAAGCCGCGCTTCTGGAGCATCCCGACGTGGCCGAAGCGGCCGCGATCGGCGTTCCCCACGAGGTGAAGGGCGAGGCCCTCGTCTGCTTCGCCGTCCTCAAGCCCGGCCGCGTTCCGTCGGAGGAGCTCCGCCGGGCGCTTCAGGAACGGGTCGTGCGGCATCTGGGGAAAACCTGCGCGCCCGAAGCGGTGAAGTTCGTCCGGATGCTCCCCAAGACGCGTTCCGCCAAGATCGTGCGGGGCGCGATCCGCCGGCGGTACCTGGGCCAGCCGCCCGGGGACCTTTCGTCCGTGGAGAATCCGGACGCGGTCGAGGAAATCGCCCGGGCGGTCTGA
- a CDS encoding DUF192 domain-containing protein yields the protein MSKKTLPALALAVLGCACGGGPEGEARFGQVTLKGRPIAVTIVARERERRGAPASFPAAEETRGFLLAWPRERFVKLEPGGAAYDAAFLDREGKVVDLGTLRPADPEGLVPRAEAAYALLVAPGTLDKLAVRPGDRADLSREVRAARPEELPHVRIGEATAYAELALTEAERQHGLMFRPRLSADDGMLFVYPEERPSLGFWMKNTLIPLDIAYFRADGTLVKVCEAAPADDPRRGPWPTYPSDGPAQYVLEMNRGWFRKKGLVDEGGRPRPGVRAEFPPEALRRSSD from the coding sequence ATGAGTAAGAAGACCCTTCCCGCCCTCGCTCTTGCCGTTCTGGGATGCGCCTGCGGAGGCGGCCCGGAAGGCGAGGCCCGCTTCGGCCAGGTGACGCTCAAGGGCCGCCCGATCGCCGTGACGATCGTGGCCCGCGAGCGGGAGCGCCGCGGGGCCCCCGCCTCCTTCCCGGCCGCGGAGGAAACCCGCGGGTTCCTCCTGGCCTGGCCGCGGGAACGCTTCGTGAAGCTCGAACCCGGCGGCGCCGCTTACGACGCCGCGTTCCTCGACCGCGAAGGGAAAGTCGTCGACCTCGGCACGCTCCGGCCGGCCGACCCCGAGGGGCTCGTCCCCCGCGCCGAGGCCGCCTACGCGCTCCTGGTCGCCCCCGGGACGCTCGATAAGCTCGCGGTCCGCCCCGGCGACCGCGCGGACCTTTCCCGGGAGGTCCGCGCCGCGCGCCCGGAGGAACTGCCCCACGTCCGCATCGGCGAAGCGACGGCCTATGCGGAACTCGCCCTCACGGAGGCCGAGCGCCAGCACGGCCTCATGTTCCGCCCCCGCCTGTCGGCGGACGACGGGATGCTTTTCGTCTACCCCGAAGAGCGGCCGTCCCTGGGCTTCTGGATGAAAAACACCCTCATTCCGCTCGACATCGCCTACTTCCGCGCCGACGGCACGCTCGTCAAGGTGTGCGAGGCCGCCCCCGCCGACGATCCCCGCCGGGGCCCCTGGCCCACCTACCCCTCCGACGGCCCGGCTCAGTACGTCCTCGAAATGAACCGCGGGTGGTTCCGGAAAAAAGGGCTCGTGGACGAGGGAGGCCGGCCCCGCCCCGGTGTCCGGGCCGAGTTCCCTCCCGAAGCCTTGCGCCGCTCCTCCGATTGA